In the Fusarium oxysporum f. sp. lycopersici 4287 chromosome 9, whole genome shotgun sequence genome, one interval contains:
- a CDS encoding hypothetical protein (At least one base has a quality score < 10), with translation MELLDPATGAALPNDAIQRILFVANAVHVYNIPPLTSTKGYSASTWTAEPQRHIFTARLRVVETAYESESSTNKLKVDAVLEDASSGQLFAAAPYTAPGVVEPVLDSSRFFAVTVRDPQGRKAILGIARKALGWEGEQSKPAATKEKEEHRDYSLKDGETITVSFGGSKFGRRKQQDSSSGSGAGGDLQSFALPPPPAGPSSSGGFSLPPPPSANAVKQQKQSAKDLGFDDGQFGEFA, from the exons ATGGAGCTCCTCGATCCCGCAACAGGCGCTGCCCTCCCCAACGACGCCATCCAGCGCATTCTCTTCGTCGCCAACGCCGTCCATGTCTATAACATTCCTCCTCTTACCTCTACAAAGGGCTACTCTGCCAGTACATGGACCGCCGAACCACAGCGCCATATCTTCACTGCCCGTCTGCGCGTCGTCGAGACAGCCTACGAATCCGAGTCGTCAACCAACAAGCTCAAAGTCGATGCGGTGCTGGAGGATGCTTCATCAGGTCAACTCTTCGCCGCAGCGCCTTATACCGCTCCTGGTGTTGTAGAGCCGGTCCTCGATAGCAGCCGCTTCTTTGCAGTGACAGTGCGCGATCCGCAGGGTCGAAAGGCTATCCTGGGTATTG CGCGAAAGGCGCTAGGCTGGGAGGGCGAACAGAGCAAACCGGCTGCGacgaaggagaaggaggagcatAGAGATTACAGCCTCAAAGATGGCGAGACTATCACTGTGAGCTTTGGCGGATCAAAGTTCGGTAGACGCAAACAACAAGATAGCTCATCTGGTtcaggagctggaggtgaTCTTCAGTCATTTGCGCTACCGCCACCACCTGCTGGACCAAGCTCGTCAGGCGGGTTCTCATTACCACCTCCACCAAGTGCAAATGCTGTTaagcagcagaagcaatCAGCCAAGGATCTTGGATTTGACGACGGACAGTTTGGAGAGTTTGCTTAA
- a CDS encoding pyruvate formate lyase activating enzyme, protein MLSLSRRWVVNAPKTTFIAPKILNRSLHLAPPFLLDDYVPRYMTLSSRDAAKKRSLAYAHLRNCNLCPRECGVNRYEKTGMCLIGEKAKVNTIAPHFGEEPCIQGHNGSGSVFMSGCNMRCIFCQNYDIAHQRNGMDLTPEELGDWYIKLQEVGKVHNINIVTPEHVVPQVALSILHARDQGLTVPIVYNTSSFDSLASLQLMDGLVDIYLADFKVWKPSTSKRLLKADDYAATARESIKVMHAQVGDLCFTGDGIAKKGLLIRHLVMPGKEDEGAEIMEFLANEVSTDCFINIMEQYHPDAHVGKPKRAKSDGKEEKQEVRYADINRAVNAQEISSIRKAAEEAGLWRFNDPPGHDGFAI, encoded by the exons atgttgTCATTGTCAAGGCGATGGGTTGTCAATGCTCCCAAAACCACTTTCATAGCTCCCAAGATACTCAAtcgctctcttcatcttgctcCCCCATTCCTCCTTGACGACTATGTTCCGCGATATATGACACTCAGTTCCCGCGACGCAGCCAAGAAGCGTTCTTTGGCGTATGCTCACCTTCGCAATTGTAATCTATGTCCGAGAGAATGTGGCGTAAACAGGTACGAGAAGACAGGAATGTGCCTCATCGGAGAGAAGGCGAAAGTCAATACAATCGCTCCCCACTTTGGTGAAG AACCCTGCATTCAGGGGCACAATGGTAGTGGTTCCGTCTTCATGAGCGGGTGTAACATGCGGTGCATCTTCTGCCAGAATTACGATATCGCACATCAGCGAAACGGGATGGACTTGACCCCTGAGGAATTAGGTGACTGGTACATCAAGCTGCAGGAGGTTGGCAAAGTACACAATATCAATATTGTTACGCCTGAGCATGTTGTCCCGCAGGTGGCGTTGAGTATCCTCCATGCCAGGGACCAAGGCCTGACAGTTCCTATCGTTTACAacacatcaagctttgactCTCTTGCATCCCTGCAGCTGATGGATGGATTGGTCGATATCTACCTTGCTGACTTTAAGGTGTGGAAGCCAAGCACCTCTAAAAGGCTATTGAAGGCCGATGATTACGCTGCAACAGCCAGAGAGAGCATCAAGGTGATGCACGCTCAGGTTGGTGACCTGTGCTTCACCGGAGATGGGATAGCAAAAAAGGGTTTGCTGATTCGCCATCTTGTTATGCCAGGCAAAGAGGACGAAGGAGCCGAAATCATGGAGTTCCTCGCAAATGAGGTCTCTACAGATTGCTTCATTAACATCATGGAGCAGTACCATCCAGACGCTCATGTCGGCAAACCAAAGCGAGCAAAGTCagatggcaaagaagaaaagcagGAGGTCCGATACGCAGACATCAACCGAGCAGTCAATGCTCAAGAGATCTCCTCAATCAGGAAAGCCGCAGAAGAGGCTGGGCTATGGCGGTTCAATGACCCACCGGGCCACGATGGGTTTGCTATCTGA
- a CDS encoding hypothetical protein (At least one base has a quality score < 10), giving the protein MGNFISWLEDNLPSPNTSNSGGARGTQPQSLSGMVSTLVPVLILSGVYLVVFLVFRKSNRRFYAPRTYLGSLREHERSPALPTGFFNWIGAFWKLPDAYALKHQSLDSYLFIRFLRICCTICFVSLCLTWPVLFPVNATGGNGKKQLEILSYANVNIDDSTQRNRLYAHCFIAWLVYGFVIYTIMRECMFYISVRQAFLLTPQYAKRISSRTVLFTSVPKEYLDEARIRTLFNDSVKNVWIPGDTKELDKIIEERDDAAMKLEKGEVKLLKLCNKERIKAMKKSGPEAEKVASAPSEPESGNLSARWIPAKKRPSHRTGPLGLVGKKVDTIEWGREELKTLIPKADNAQADWLAGNYEKHSAVFVEFYTQSDAQAAFQTTTHHHALHMAPRFIGVKPDEIVWKSLNFPWWQVVIRRYVVYAIIAILIIFWAVPVAIVGIIAQVDTIKTLPGLTWIQDIPQVILGVVSGLLPSVALSILMSLVPVFMRLCARQAGCVSISQAELFTQNAYFVFQVLQVFLVQTLANSFVSSIATIVKDPSQVFSMLSSSIPTASNFYISYFIVQGLTIAVGVLTQVVGCIIFNLLYKFLTSTPRSMYNKWTTLSALTWGSLLPVYTNIAVISIVYAVIAPVMLFWSTIGMGLFYLAYRYNILFVTETKIDTRGLIYPRALKQLFVGVYLAEICLVGMFIISKAAGPAVLMAAFLVFTILFHISLAKALNPLLYSLPRSLEVEEERIQRSLQGSELEDGHVQNGEGAASNGAPNGAGKSHGVSMFVPGGTDSVQKKGNFFSKWLKPWIYADYATMRQLVPHERNMGLEYPEEVERDAYFPPSVTSQTPILWIPADPAGISKQEVLNTSKVIPISDEGCTLNDKNHIEWDTEGARPPIWSEKIYY; this is encoded by the exons ATGGGAAATTTCATCAGTTGGTTGGAGGACAACCTCCCCTCCCCCAACACGAGCAACTCGGGCGGTGCGAGAGGAACGCAGCCTCAATCCCTTTCGG GCATGGTTTCGACTCTCGTTCCCGTGCTCATATTGTCGGGAGTCTACCTCGTCGTTTTCCTTGTCTTTCGTAAATCCAACAGGCGATTCTATGCGCCTAGGACGTATCTGGGCTCCTTGCGCGAGCA TGAACGGAGTCCCGCGCTACCTACTGGTTTCTTCAACTGGATTGGAGCTTTTTGGAAGCTTCCCGATGCCTACGCTCTCAAGCACCAGAGTCTCGATTCATACCTCTTTATTCGATTCCTTCGCATTTGCTGCACCATCTGCTTCGTGAGTCTTTGCCTCACATGGCCTGTTCTCTTCCCAGTAAATGCCACTGGTGGAAACGGAAAGAAGCAGCTTGAGATTCTCTCATACGCCAATGTCAACATTGATGATTCGACTCAGAGGAACAGGCTCTACGCCCACTGCTTCATTGCCTGGCTCGTTTATGGCTTTGTCATCTACACTATCATGCGCGAGTGCATGTTCTACATCAGCGTGCGACAGGCTTTCCTTCTTACTCCCCAGTATGCCAAGCGCATCTCATCCCGCACTGTTCTCTTCACTTCAGTTCCCAAGGAGTATCTCGATGAGGCCCGCATTCGCACCCTCTTCAACGACTCAGTTAAGAATGTTTGGATCCCCGGCGACACCAAGgagctcgacaagatcatTGAGGAGCGCGACGATGCCGCCATGAAACTCGAGAAGGGAGAGGtaaagcttctcaagctgTGCAACAAGGAGCGCATCAAGGCCATGAAGAAGTCGGGTCCCGAAGCCGAGAAGGTTGCATCTGCCCCATCTGAACCTGAGTCTGGAAACCTCTCTGCTCGCTGGATCCCTGCTAAGAAGCGACCTTCACACCGTACTGGCCCTCTGGGGCTTGTTGGCAAGAAGGTTGATACTATTGAATGGGGCCGCGAGGAGCTGAAGACCCTCATCCCTAAGGCCGACAATGCTCAGGCTGACTGGCTCGCTGGCAACTATGAGAAGCACTCTGCCGTGTTCGTCGAGTTCTACACCCAATCTGATGCCCAGGCTGCTTTCCAGACTACCACTCACCACCATGCCCTCCACATGGCTCCTCGTTTCATCGGTGTCAAGCCTGATGAGATTGTCTGGAAGAGCTTGAACTTCCCCTGGTGGCAGGTTGTCATTCGCCGATATGTCGTCTACGCCATCATTGCTATTCTCATTATCTTCTGGGCTGTTCCCGTCGCCATCGTTGGTATCATTGCTCAAGTTGACACGATCAAGACTCTTCCTGGTCTTACTTGGATCCAGGATATCCCTCAGGTCATTCTTGGTGTCGTCTCTGGTCTTCTGCCTTCCGTTGCTCTCTCCATCCTCATGTCCTTGGTTCCTGTTTTCATGCGCCTTTGTGCCAGGCAGGCAGGTTGTGTTTCCATCTCCCAGGCCGAGCTCTTCACCCAGAACGCATACTTCGTTTTCCAAGTTCTCCAGGTTTTCCTGGTTCAGACTCTGGCAAACAGTTTCGTTTCGTCTATCGCGACGATCGTTAAGGATCCCAGCCAGGTCTTCAGCATGCTGTCATCTTCCATCCCTACCGCCTCCAACTTCTATATCTCGTACTTCATTGTTCAAGGTCTGACTATCGCCGTCGGCGTCCTGACTCAAGTTGTCGGATGCATCATTTTCAACCTTCTGTACAAGTTCCTGACTAGCACTCCACGATCCATGTACAACAAGTGGACTACTCTCAGTGCTCTCACTTGGGGAAGTCTTTTGCCCGTCTACACCAACATCGCTGTCATTA GCATCGTCTACGCTGTCATTGCACCTGTCATGCTCTTCTGGTCTACCATCGGTATGGGCTTGTTCTACCTTGCCTACCGCTACAACATTCTGTTTGTTACCGAGACCAAGATCGATACTAGAGGCCTCATCTATCCTCGTGCTCTCAAGCAGCTTTTTGTCGGTGTTTATCTTGCTGAGATCTGCCTTGTCGGCATGTTCATTATCTCCAAGGCCGCCGGCCCTGCTGTCCTGATGGCTGCCTTCCTTGTCTTCACCATTCTATTCCACATCTCCCTCGCTAAGGCTCTTAACCCTCTTCTCTACAGCCTGCCTCGCTctcttgaggttgaggaggagcgAATTCAGCGAAGCCTGCAAGGTTCAGAGTTGGAGGACGGACATGTCCAGAATGGAGAGGGTGCCGCTTCCAACGGTGCTCCCAACGGCGCTGGCAAGAGCCACGGTGTTAGCATGTTCGTGCCTGGTGGTACTGACAGTGTTCAGAAGAAGggcaacttcttctccaagtgGCTCAAGCCCTGGATCTACGCCGATTACGCCACCATGCGCCAGTTGGTGCCTCATGAGCGTAACATGGGACTCGAATATCCTGAGGAGGTCGAGCGTGACGCTTACTTCCCACCTTCAGTCACAAGCCAGACACCTATCCTCTGGATCCCTGCCGACCCCGCTGGTATTTCCAAGCAGGAGGTGCTCAACACGAGCAAGGTGATCCCCATCTCAGACGAGGGCTGCACTCTCAACGACAAGAACCACATCGAGTGGGACACTGAGGGAGCACGACCTCCTATCTGGAGCGAGAAGATTTACTACTAG
- a CDS encoding hypothetical protein (At least one base has a quality score < 10) gives MNITFATIHSMVQLPSMDARITPPPEELNIAIPKLQTCIIIPPSPQSLPDTPHPDTPSICSPSSRRRRRRSSSSKSRPTRESVNQQPYTNFRLIFSPRPFESLYTDRVYLTSCLQQQAGRAADLMRQYCAVELQLQSLVGDNGRRKLRKQLALLKSKVNQAAEQEKAIFSRLGELYVEIQSRETWAQRWTLESPSVASSVCFSPVPYGFTTPLTPLSGTSEHFAPMGYFGDVHQVYEPPYIRQEPTSCGLETVEEAAEDLFGPESSCDSAESETTPATPTDVVAPFVQEKDYGSELGEELSDERFVALRERRLSLPCLRNAWPEV, from the coding sequence ATGAATATAACTTTTGCAACAATTCATAGCATGGTGCAGCTACCATCCATGGATGCAAGAATTACTCCGCCTCCCGAGGAGCTAAACATTGCTATCCCTAAGCTACAAACATGTATTATTATCCCACCTTCACCTCAATCCCTTCCGGATACACCACACCCAGACACACCGTCAATTTGCAGTCCTTCTTCACGAAGGAGACGTCGACGCTCTTCCAGCTCCAAAAGCCGTCCTACACGAGAGAGTGTGAATCAACAGCCCTATACCAACTTTCGTCTTATCTTTTCGCCCAGACCTTTTGAAAGTCTCTATACAGACCGAGTGTATCTTACTTCCTGTCTACAGCAGCAGGCTGGCCGAGCTGCAGATCTCATGAGACAATATTGCGCCGTGGAACTGCAGCTTCAGAGCCTTGTGGGCGACAATGGTCGGCGAAAGCTGAGAAAGCAGTTGGCTCTGCTGAAGTCTAAGGTCAACCAGGCCGCTGAACAGGAGAAGGCTATCTTCTCCCGCCTTGGTGAACTGTATGTTGAAATCCAGAGCCGAGAGACTTGGGCACAGAGATGGACTCTCGAAAGCCCTAGTGTCGCATCGTCCGTCTGCTTCAGTCCCGTTCCTTACGGCTTTACCACTCCATTGACACCCCTGAGCGGCACTTCCGAACACTTTGCCCCCATGGGCTACTTTGGCGACGTGCACCAGGTCTATGAACCACCATACATTCGCCAGGAGCCGACCTCGTGTGGACTGGAAACCGTCGAAGAGGCCGCAGAGGATCTCTTTGGTCCTGAATCTAGCTGTGATAGCGCCGAGTCCGAGACCACCCCAGCAACTCCAACTGATGTTGTGGCACCCTTCGTTCAGGAGAAGGACTATGGCTCTGAACTTGGAGAGGAGTTGAGTGATGAGCGATTTGTTGCGCTTAGGGAGAGACGGCTTAGTCTTCCCTGTCTTCGTAATGCTTGGCCTGAGGTTTAG